In one window of Maribacter sp. BPC-D8 DNA:
- a CDS encoding response regulator has product MSIFSSCCIIDDDEFFSVSSKRILKQHNFSDNILYYSGGQEALDGLIGLLVENITLPDVIFLDLNMPNRDGWSFLEEFEALPEDKIGHIQIYITSSFISPKYMEKAKDYKLVKDYIVKPLTESAVKKIIDSKEIA; this is encoded by the coding sequence ATGAGTATATTTTCTAGTTGTTGTATTATTGATGATGACGAATTTTTTTCCGTCAGTAGTAAGCGTATTTTAAAGCAACATAACTTCAGTGATAATATTCTTTATTATTCTGGTGGTCAAGAAGCTCTTGATGGTTTAATTGGTTTATTGGTCGAAAATATAACACTACCCGACGTTATCTTTCTAGACCTAAATATGCCAAATAGAGATGGGTGGTCATTTTTAGAAGAATTTGAAGCACTGCCAGAAGATAAAATAGGGCATATTCAAATTTATATTACCAGTTCTTTTATTAGCCCTAAGTACATGGAAAAGGCTAAAGACTACAAATTGGTTAAAGATTATATTGTTAAACCTTTAACCGAAAGTGCCGTTAAAAAAATAATCGATTCTAAAGAAATAGCGTAA
- a CDS encoding DUF5689 domain-containing protein: protein MKDKEFDAPDLECSDTEFTFISLSELKNMYVDETIQIQEDLVIKGYVISSDKDGNFFNTIHFQDEPSNPLGGMKIELELRDAHLFFNVGQQIIIKLKGLYLGESKGIYKIGGVFTSFGNRSVGRLPKNVVFDHVLVSCKGNLGIEPTSVAISELNASMLNTLVAVTDVEITQEELGESFAIKEEETLRTLVDCGDNELVIVNSGYADFQAEILPDKMGTATGILTKDNNEYQLIIRSVDDLSFNQERCEDLIDEFTSSLIFISEIADPDNNAGARFVELYNASEESLSLKGWMLERYTNDNIQVSSSIDLSEYVIEANGLIVISPNAEEFKNVYGFEPDISVGTNSPADSNGDDTIVLVDPFGMIIDIFGVIGEDGSNTNHEFEDGAAVRKLDVVSGNSIFTASEWTIYNDTGDAGTINQPQNAPLDFSPSVR, encoded by the coding sequence GTGAAAGATAAGGAATTTGATGCTCCAGATTTAGAATGTTCTGATACTGAATTTACGTTTATTAGTTTATCAGAATTAAAGAATATGTATGTTGACGAGACTATTCAGATTCAAGAAGACTTGGTTATTAAAGGTTATGTAATTTCTTCGGACAAGGACGGTAATTTTTTCAATACAATACATTTTCAAGACGAGCCAAGTAATCCATTAGGTGGAATGAAAATCGAATTAGAATTAAGAGATGCGCATTTGTTCTTTAATGTGGGCCAGCAAATAATCATAAAGTTAAAAGGCTTGTATTTGGGTGAGTCTAAAGGGATTTATAAAATTGGTGGTGTATTTACCTCTTTTGGTAACCGTAGTGTAGGTAGGCTGCCTAAAAATGTTGTTTTTGACCATGTATTGGTCTCTTGTAAAGGGAATTTGGGTATTGAGCCTACTTCAGTTGCTATTTCAGAATTAAATGCATCTATGTTGAATACATTGGTTGCTGTAACTGATGTAGAAATCACGCAAGAAGAGCTAGGGGAATCATTTGCGATTAAAGAAGAAGAAACTTTGAGAACATTAGTTGATTGTGGCGATAACGAATTGGTAATAGTAAACAGTGGTTATGCTGATTTTCAAGCTGAAATACTCCCAGATAAAATGGGAACTGCCACCGGAATATTAACTAAGGATAATAATGAATATCAATTGATCATTAGAAGTGTAGATGATCTTTCATTTAACCAAGAACGATGTGAAGATTTGATTGATGAATTTACGTCTTCTTTAATTTTTATATCTGAAATTGCTGACCCCGATAATAATGCAGGAGCCCGATTTGTGGAGCTATATAATGCATCTGAAGAAAGTCTATCATTAAAAGGATGGATGTTAGAGCGGTATACAAATGATAATATACAGGTAAGTTCAAGTATAGATTTATCTGAATATGTAATAGAAGCCAACGGACTCATAGTAATTTCACCCAATGCAGAAGAGTTTAAAAATGTTTATGGGTTTGAGCCTGATATATCCGTCGGCACAAACTCCCCGGCAGATTCTAATGGCGACGATACTATTGTGCTAGTAGACCCTTTCGGTATGATTATAGATATTTTTGGAGTTATTGGAGAAGATGGCAGTAATACCAATCACGAATTTGAAGATGGTGCTGCTGTACGTAAATTAGATGTAGTTTCTGGAAATTCGATTTTTACCGCAAGCGAATGGACTATTTACAATGATACAGGCGATGCGGGTACAATAAATCAGCCTCAAAATGCTCCGTTAGATTTTAGCCCAAGTGTGAGATAG
- a CDS encoding endonuclease/exonuclease/phosphatase family protein, which produces MRLLLLICFFSPLLTYAQKADSYQIRTVAFYNLENLFDTKNDTLIFDDDRTPEGKDKWTEERYLNKLENMSKVISEIGSTDNKTAPDIVGVCEVENLGVLEDLVHHKNLAKFNYGIVHYESPDERGIDVALLYKKSAFVPVNFNSHRLLLFNLEGKRDYSRDQLIVEGLLDNEKIYFIVNHWPSRSGGEARSRPFRLEAAKLNKRIIDSVQRQDTSAKIISMGDFNDDPIDPSLKKILLVEKNSKNLDSLSLYGPMEKLYKKGRGSLAYRDKWNLFDQLYMTSSLISADREGYSYWKVGIFTPEYLMDPKGKYKGYPLRTYAGGSYIGGYSDHFPVYLHLIKKVHNMN; this is translated from the coding sequence ATGCGATTACTACTTCTAATATGTTTCTTTTCCCCTTTACTTACCTATGCACAAAAAGCTGATTCTTATCAAATTAGAACCGTTGCTTTCTATAATCTAGAAAATCTATTTGATACTAAAAACGATACTTTAATTTTTGATGATGATAGAACTCCCGAAGGAAAAGATAAATGGACTGAAGAACGTTATCTGAACAAATTAGAAAATATGTCGAAGGTGATTTCTGAAATTGGCTCTACAGATAATAAAACAGCACCAGATATTGTAGGAGTTTGCGAAGTAGAAAACTTAGGTGTACTTGAAGATTTGGTACATCATAAGAACTTAGCAAAATTCAATTACGGAATTGTACATTACGAATCTCCCGATGAACGTGGCATAGACGTAGCGCTACTGTATAAGAAAAGTGCCTTTGTTCCTGTTAATTTCAATAGCCATAGATTGCTACTTTTTAACCTTGAAGGAAAAAGAGATTACTCTAGAGATCAACTTATTGTAGAAGGGTTATTAGATAATGAAAAGATTTACTTTATTGTAAACCACTGGCCTTCTAGAAGTGGTGGCGAGGCTAGAAGTCGACCTTTTAGATTAGAAGCTGCCAAGTTGAATAAACGGATTATAGATTCTGTTCAAAGACAAGACACCAGTGCCAAAATTATAAGTATGGGAGATTTTAACGATGACCCTATAGACCCGAGTTTAAAAAAAATATTACTTGTTGAAAAAAACTCTAAGAATTTGGACTCTTTAAGCCTCTATGGACCAATGGAAAAACTTTATAAAAAAGGAAGAGGTTCTTTAGCTTACCGTGATAAATGGAATTTGTTCGACCAATTATACATGACATCTTCCCTTATAAGTGCCGACCGAGAAGGTTATAGTTATTGGAAAGTAGGGATATTTACTCCTGAATATTTAATGGACCCAAAAGGAAAATATAAAGGTTACCCATTACGGACTTATGCAGGCGGAAGTTATATTGGTGGCTATAGCGACCATTTTCCTGTATACCTGCACCTCATTAAAAAAGTTCATAATATGAATTAA
- a CDS encoding TonB-dependent receptor, whose amino-acid sequence MIKHTLFLLLFVKICFLNAQSATTISGIIKERVASEVIANAEVVLEGESTPITTNELGEFKLITTNKGEFILQISTPDFDNKRIPVFLDDNSIDLGIIFLERDMTVEKSINLINITDDELLDDEINSNALALLQSTKDIFLNRAAFDFGQAFFRVRGYDSQYGEVHLNGLPMNKMYDGRPQWNNWGGLNDVIRNQQYANGLEASDFTFGGILGNTNIDLRPSGLRPGTRLSSSLSNRTYSGRLMATYNSGVKNEKFAYIISASRRWAKEGYMDGTLYDSYSVYGSFEYLLNEKNTISATAIVASNRRGRSSAITEEVQEIQGNRYNPYAGIQDGKIRNSRERHIREPLFLFNYHHESKNVQINAGLGYQTGMYKRSRLGYYNAPNPDPTYYRYLPSFYLNSPIGANFESAIQAEEGFIENPQLDWENIYKANTSISQNGEAAYVLYDDTIKDNQITARATANIDIDSHLKLDLGATHRQLNSENFAQINDLLGADYHRDIDTFSETLNDISSEVNKGDGAVFNYNYNLKGSNSDFYTQLNAHYNKVKAFVAGKYALVNYQREGLFKNERFLDNSFGESEQVKFSNWSLKSGASYTITGRHWVSVNAALINRAPVLQNVFINPRENNAIVPNLQSETVTSVDATYFLRMPKLTGRFTGFYTRFQNTTDVNFFFVDSGVGSDFVQEVLTDLDKLHLGIELGLEYQFSSAVKLSLVASVAKHEYASNPFVTINFDTAGATEDLIDISGSKFLGQSAVKDYKLAQGPQKAIAAGIEYRDPKYWWISASANYLANNYANISTITRTQSFLIDPETQLRFPDATDENVQKLLMQKPLDNFYLLNMVGGKSWLKKGKYISVFASVNNLFDTTFRTGGYEQSRNGNYGQLKQDNFSGNPSFAPKYWYGFGRTYFLNFAFSF is encoded by the coding sequence ATGATTAAGCATACCCTCTTTTTATTACTATTTGTTAAAATATGTTTCCTAAATGCTCAAAGTGCAACAACAATTTCGGGGATAATAAAAGAAAGGGTTGCAAGTGAGGTAATTGCTAATGCAGAAGTAGTCTTAGAAGGAGAATCTACACCGATAACTACTAATGAATTAGGAGAATTTAAATTGATCACTACCAATAAAGGAGAATTCATACTCCAGATTTCTACGCCCGATTTTGATAATAAAAGAATACCCGTATTTCTTGATGACAATTCTATTGACTTAGGCATTATTTTTTTGGAAAGAGATATGACTGTAGAAAAATCTATAAATCTCATTAATATTACCGATGACGAGTTATTAGATGATGAGATAAATTCTAACGCACTTGCTTTATTACAGTCCACAAAAGATATTTTTCTAAACAGAGCGGCTTTTGATTTTGGTCAGGCATTTTTTAGGGTAAGAGGATATGATTCTCAATATGGTGAAGTGCACCTAAACGGATTGCCAATGAATAAAATGTATGACGGCCGACCACAATGGAATAATTGGGGAGGATTAAATGACGTTATCAGAAATCAACAATATGCGAATGGCTTAGAAGCATCAGATTTTACTTTTGGAGGAATTTTAGGAAACACAAATATAGATTTGCGACCATCTGGATTAAGACCAGGTACGCGATTATCTTCATCTCTCTCTAATAGAACATATAGCGGCAGATTAATGGCAACCTATAATTCTGGAGTTAAGAATGAGAAATTCGCCTATATTATTTCAGCTTCTCGTCGCTGGGCAAAAGAAGGATATATGGATGGTACTTTGTATGATTCGTATTCTGTTTACGGTTCGTTCGAGTATCTTTTAAATGAAAAGAATACAATTTCAGCCACAGCAATCGTAGCATCAAATAGAAGAGGGCGGTCTTCTGCAATCACAGAAGAAGTACAAGAAATTCAAGGAAACAGATATAATCCATATGCCGGTATTCAAGATGGTAAAATTAGAAATTCTAGAGAGCGACATATTCGCGAGCCATTGTTCTTATTCAACTATCATCATGAATCTAAAAATGTGCAAATAAATGCTGGTTTGGGCTATCAAACAGGTATGTACAAGAGAAGTCGTTTAGGGTATTATAATGCTCCGAATCCTGATCCTACATACTATCGATACTTACCTAGTTTTTATTTGAATTCCCCTATTGGTGCCAACTTCGAAAGTGCAATTCAAGCAGAAGAAGGCTTTATTGAAAATCCTCAATTAGATTGGGAAAATATATACAAGGCGAATACCAGTATAAGCCAAAACGGAGAAGCGGCTTATGTACTGTATGATGATACCATAAAAGATAATCAGATTACTGCTAGGGCTACTGCCAATATAGATATTGATAGTCATTTGAAACTTGATCTGGGTGCAACTCATAGGCAGCTAAATTCTGAAAATTTTGCCCAAATAAATGATTTGTTAGGGGCAGATTATCATCGCGATATCGATACGTTTTCAGAAACCTTAAATGATATTTCATCTGAAGTAAATAAAGGTGATGGTGCTGTTTTTAATTACAACTATAATTTAAAGGGAAGCAATAGCGATTTTTATACGCAGTTAAATGCGCATTATAATAAAGTAAAGGCGTTTGTTGCTGGTAAGTATGCTTTAGTTAATTATCAAAGAGAAGGTTTGTTTAAGAATGAACGCTTTTTAGATAATTCGTTTGGGGAGAGTGAGCAGGTAAAATTTTCGAATTGGTCGTTAAAATCAGGCGCATCTTACACAATAACTGGTAGGCATTGGGTTTCTGTAAATGCTGCGCTTATAAATAGAGCACCCGTTTTACAAAATGTATTTATAAACCCGAGGGAGAATAATGCGATAGTGCCCAATTTGCAAAGCGAAACTGTGACTAGTGTCGATGCAACTTATTTTCTTAGAATGCCAAAATTGACAGGTAGATTTACAGGGTTTTATACCCGTTTTCAAAATACAACAGATGTAAATTTCTTCTTCGTTGATTCGGGTGTTGGTTCAGATTTCGTTCAAGAAGTGCTGACTGATTTAGACAAATTACATTTAGGTATTGAACTTGGTTTAGAATACCAATTTTCTAGTGCTGTAAAACTTTCGTTAGTAGCTTCAGTGGCAAAACATGAATATGCGAGTAACCCATTTGTGACTATTAATTTTGATACCGCAGGTGCAACCGAAGATTTAATTGATATTTCTGGTTCTAAGTTTTTGGGGCAATCGGCAGTAAAAGATTATAAGTTGGCACAAGGTCCGCAGAAAGCAATTGCGGCAGGTATAGAATATAGAGATCCTAAATATTGGTGGATTAGTGCTTCTGCCAACTACCTAGCAAATAACTATGCAAATATTTCTACGATAACCAGAACTCAGAGTTTTTTAATTGACCCAGAAACCCAGTTAAGATTTCCTGATGCGACCGATGAAAACGTTCAAAAATTACTAATGCAGAAACCATTAGATAATTTCTATTTATTGAATATGGTTGGGGGTAAGTCGTGGCTTAAAAAAGGTAAATACATTAGTGTTTTTGCAAGTGTTAACAATCTTTTTGACACCACTTTTAGAACGGGTGGTTATGAGCAGAGTAGAAATGGTAATTACGGTCAGCTAAAGCAAGATAATTTTAGTGGTAATCCGTCTTTTGCACCTAAGTATTGGTATGGTTTCGGTAGAACCTATTTTTTAAATTTCGCTTTCAGTTTTTAA